The Crocosphaera subtropica ATCC 51142 genome includes a window with the following:
- a CDS encoding shikimate dehydrogenase, with translation MSIITGKTKLLGIIGHPVEHSLSPVMQNAEIKRLGVDYIYIPFPVKPENLETALDGFATIGVMGFNATIPHKQAIIPLLSEVTTTAKLVGAVNTVWRTEIGWKGTNTDVIGFVTPLKALNRDWNTIKPIILGNGGAARAVVVGLAELGCRDICVVGRDKDKLGQFKQSWDTSELQASITVHSWDELSGMVSESQLIVNTTPIGMFPHTQNSPVDSNLWEKLPNNAIAYDLIYNPSPTQFLKDAKQQGLTVIDGLDMLVYQGAAALEIWLQQPVSATVMSEALKQSLFS, from the coding sequence ATGTCAATTATTACCGGAAAAACGAAATTATTAGGCATCATTGGTCATCCCGTCGAACATTCCTTATCCCCTGTCATGCAAAATGCAGAAATTAAACGGTTAGGGGTTGACTACATTTATATTCCTTTTCCTGTCAAACCTGAAAACTTAGAAACTGCTTTAGATGGCTTTGCAACCATAGGCGTGATGGGTTTCAACGCAACCATCCCCCATAAACAAGCTATCATCCCCCTACTCTCTGAAGTTACCACAACCGCGAAATTAGTGGGAGCGGTGAACACCGTTTGGCGCACAGAAATAGGTTGGAAAGGCACAAACACCGACGTTATTGGCTTTGTCACCCCCCTAAAAGCTTTAAACCGTGACTGGAACACCATTAAACCCATTATCCTCGGAAATGGAGGCGCAGCCAGGGCCGTAGTGGTAGGGTTAGCGGAATTAGGTTGCCGTGATATTTGCGTTGTGGGACGAGATAAGGACAAGTTAGGTCAATTTAAGCAAAGTTGGGACACTAGCGAGCTTCAAGCCTCTATAACCGTTCATTCCTGGGATGAATTATCGGGAATGGTATCAGAAAGCCAGTTAATTGTTAACACCACACCTATCGGGATGTTTCCTCATACTCAGAATTCTCCCGTTGACAGTAATTTATGGGAAAAATTGCCTAATAATGCGATCGCTTATGACTTAATTTATAATCCCAGTCCTACCCAGTTTCTAAAAGATGCAAAACAGCAAGGTTTAACGGTTATTGATGGTTTAGATATGTTAGTGTATCAAGGGGCTGCAGCCTTAGAAATTTGGTTACAACAACCCGTCTCAGCAACAGTAATGAGTGAAGCTTTGAAACAATCTCTTTTTTCCTAA
- a CDS encoding TRC40/GET3/ArsA family transport-energizing ATPase: MRVILMTGKGGVGKTSVAAATGLRCAELGYKTLVLSTDPAHSLADSFDLELGHEPRSVRPNLWGAELDALMELEGNWGAVKRYITQVLQARGLDGVQAEELAILPGMDEIFGLVRMKRHYDEGEYDVLIIDSAPTGTALRLLSIPEVGGWYMRRFYKPLQGMSVALRPLVEPLFRPIAGFSLPDKEVMDAPYEFYEQIEELEKVLTDNKQTSVRLVTNPERMVIKESLRAHAYLSLYNVSTDLVIANRIIPDTVNDPFFEKWKNNQQVYKQEIHENFHPLPVKEVPLFSEEMCGMEALERLKETLYKDEDPAQVYHQEDTIRVVQNGQDYSLELYLPGIPKEKVQLNKTGDELNIRIGNHRRNLVLPQALAALNPSGAKMEEDFLKIRFSSGVAVKS, from the coding sequence ATGCGTGTAATCCTCATGACTGGTAAAGGGGGAGTTGGGAAAACTTCCGTCGCTGCGGCCACTGGCCTCAGATGTGCTGAGTTAGGGTACAAAACCTTGGTCTTAAGTACGGACCCGGCCCATTCCTTAGCAGATAGTTTTGATTTAGAATTGGGCCACGAACCTCGTTCCGTGCGTCCTAACCTGTGGGGGGCCGAACTGGACGCATTAATGGAACTTGAAGGGAACTGGGGGGCAGTTAAACGGTATATTACCCAGGTATTGCAAGCAAGAGGACTCGACGGCGTACAAGCAGAAGAATTAGCTATTTTACCAGGAATGGACGAAATTTTTGGCTTAGTTCGCATGAAAAGACACTACGACGAAGGAGAATACGACGTTTTAATCATTGACTCGGCCCCAACCGGAACAGCATTACGTCTCCTGAGTATTCCTGAAGTGGGCGGCTGGTATATGAGAAGATTTTATAAACCGTTACAAGGGATGTCTGTAGCCTTACGTCCTTTGGTAGAACCCTTGTTTAGACCGATCGCAGGATTTTCTCTACCGGATAAGGAGGTAATGGACGCACCCTATGAATTTTACGAGCAAATCGAAGAATTAGAGAAGGTTTTGACGGATAATAAGCAAACTTCTGTTCGTTTGGTGACAAATCCTGAAAGAATGGTTATTAAAGAATCTTTGCGGGCCCATGCTTATCTGAGTTTGTATAATGTTTCTACCGATTTAGTGATTGCTAACCGTATTATTCCTGATACGGTTAATGATCCCTTCTTTGAAAAATGGAAAAATAATCAACAAGTTTATAAGCAAGAAATTCACGAAAATTTCCATCCTTTACCTGTTAAAGAAGTGCCTTTATTCTCTGAAGAAATGTGTGGGATGGAAGCTTTAGAAAGATTAAAAGAAACCCTCTATAAAGATGAAGATCCGGCACAAGTTTACCATCAAGAAGATACGATTAGGGTGGTACAAAATGGTCAAGACTATAGTTTAGAATTGTACTTACCGGGTATTCCTAAAGAAAAGGTACAACTGAATAAAACAGGGGATGAATTGAATATTAGAATCGGTAATCATCGCCGTAATTTAGTGTTACCTCAAGCGTTGGCCGCATTGAATCCCTCGGGGGCTAAAATGGAAGAAGATTTCTTAAAAATTCGTTTTAGTAGTGGCGTGGCTGTTAAAAGTTAA
- a CDS encoding DUF2358 domain-containing protein, producing MKLLETIKNDYQTFPKNQTYSVYADNVYFKDPVNEFTGVKRYQEMIQFMSTWFKNVDLELHNIYQSDNIIHTEWTLHWITPLPWKPPISIPGRSELTFNDQNLIISHIDYWNCSRWDVLKQHFVLNPS from the coding sequence ATGAAGCTTCTAGAAACTATCAAAAACGACTATCAAACCTTTCCGAAGAATCAAACCTATTCAGTGTATGCAGATAATGTTTATTTTAAAGATCCCGTTAATGAATTTACAGGAGTTAAACGTTATCAAGAGATGATCCAATTTATGTCAACTTGGTTCAAAAATGTTGATTTAGAATTACACAATATCTATCAAAGCGATAACATTATTCATACAGAATGGACGCTACACTGGATCACCCCGTTACCCTGGAAACCCCCTATTTCCATCCCAGGCCGCAGTGAACTGACCTTTAATGACCAAAACCTGATTATTTCCCATATTGACTACTGGAACTGTTCTCGTTGGGATGTACTAAAACAACATTTTGTCCTAAATCCTTCATAA